A window of Clostridium sp. 'White wine YQ' contains these coding sequences:
- a CDS encoding isoprenyl transferase yields the protein MFNFLKKKESSSNESLDIALDYDNIPKHIAIIMDGNGRWAKQKGLPRSFGHKAGTETVRKVIKECNRLGVKYLTLYAFSTENWKRPKDEVNVLMNILVEYLRKEFNELNENNVVINHIGDITGLPLECQKELISAYERTKNNTGVTMNLAINYGGRTEIVDATKKIIEEIENGILTINNLNEKMFSSYLYTKNMPDPDLIIRPSGEQRLSNFLLWQCAYSEFWYSNINWPDFNENDLRKAIFDYQNRDRRYGGIK from the coding sequence ATGTTTAATTTTTTAAAAAAGAAAGAAAGTAGCTCAAATGAAAGCTTAGATATTGCTTTAGACTATGATAACATTCCAAAACATATAGCTATAATAATGGATGGAAATGGAAGGTGGGCAAAACAGAAGGGTCTACCAAGAAGTTTTGGACACAAAGCAGGAACTGAAACAGTAAGAAAAGTAATTAAAGAATGTAATAGACTTGGTGTTAAATATCTTACACTTTATGCATTCTCAACAGAGAATTGGAAAAGGCCTAAAGATGAAGTAAATGTATTAATGAACATCCTAGTTGAATATCTAAGAAAAGAATTTAATGAGTTAAATGAAAATAATGTTGTTATAAATCATATTGGAGATATCACTGGATTACCTTTAGAATGCCAGAAAGAGTTAATATCTGCTTATGAAAGAACAAAGAATAATACTGGAGTTACCATGAATTTAGCTATCAATTATGGTGGAAGAACTGAAATAGTTGATGCTACTAAAAAAATAATAGAAGAAATAGAAAATGGTATACTAACAATAAATAATTTAAATGAAAAGATGTTTTCTTCTTATCTATATACAAAAAATATGCCAGATCCAGATTTAATTATAAGACCTTCTGGAGAGCAAAGATTAAGTAATTTCTTATTATGGCAATGTGCTTATTCAGAATTCTGGTATTCTAACATAAATTGGCCTGATTTTAACGAAAATGATTTACGTAAGGCTATTTTTGACTATCAAAATAGAGATAGAAGATACGGTGGAATAAAATAG
- the codY gene encoding GTP-sensing pleiotropic transcriptional regulator CodY produces MSTLLSKTRKLNKILQKSGTEPVAFEDICEMLSDVMECNVYVVSRRGKILGHTFSVGFECEIMKKKVLEEKKFPEDYNNKLLNIHESLPNLHNKGICVFDGQGGCNLDNKITTIVPIIGNRERLGTLLLARFGTPFNDEDLVLAEYSATIVGMEMLRAKQVELEDEARKKAVVQLAIGTLSYSELEAVEHIFDELEGNEGLLVASKIADKVGITRSVIVNALRKFESAGVIESRSLGMKGTHIRILNDKLLEELKKIK; encoded by the coding sequence ATGTCAACCCTACTCTCAAAAACAAGAAAATTAAATAAAATACTACAAAAATCAGGTACTGAGCCAGTTGCTTTTGAAGATATATGTGAAATGTTAAGTGATGTTATGGAATGTAATGTTTATGTAGTAAGCAGAAGAGGAAAAATTCTTGGGCATACATTTTCAGTTGGATTCGAGTGCGAAATAATGAAGAAAAAAGTACTTGAAGAAAAGAAGTTTCCTGAGGATTATAACAACAAATTGCTTAACATTCATGAATCTTTGCCTAACTTACATAATAAAGGAATATGTGTTTTTGATGGACAAGGCGGTTGTAATTTAGACAATAAGATTACCACTATTGTGCCTATCATAGGTAACAGGGAAAGACTTGGAACTCTTTTACTTGCTAGATTTGGAACACCTTTTAATGATGAGGATTTAGTTCTTGCTGAATATTCTGCAACTATTGTAGGTATGGAAATGCTAAGAGCAAAGCAAGTTGAACTTGAGGATGAAGCTAGAAAGAAAGCAGTGGTTCAATTAGCTATAGGAACACTATCATATTCAGAGTTAGAAGCAGTTGAACACATCTTTGATGAGTTAGAAGGAAATGAAGGACTTTTAGTAGCATCAAAGATAGCTGATAAAGTTGGGATTACAAGATCTGTTATTGTTAATGCACTTAGAAAATTTGAAAGTGCTGGTGTAATAGAATCTAGATCTCTTGGTATGAAGGGAACTCATATCCGTATACTTAATGATAAGTTATTAGAAGAGTTAAAAAAGATTAAATAA
- the rpsB gene encoding 30S ribosomal protein S2 — translation MSVISMKQLLEAGVHFGHQTRRWNPKMAPYIFTERNGIYIIDLQKTVKKVEEAYDFIKEVATEGKDILFVGTKKQAQEAIQEEAIRSNMHFVNNRWLGGMLTNFNTIRTRIRRLAELEQMEQDGTFEVLPKKEVTNLKNEKEKLIKNLGGMKEVNVSNIGAMFVVDPRKEKNAISEAKILGIPVVAIVDTNCDPDEVDYVIPGNDDAIRAVKLITAKLADAIIEGRQGEQLAE, via the coding sequence ATGTCAGTAATTTCAATGAAACAATTATTAGAAGCAGGTGTTCACTTTGGACATCAAACAAGAAGATGGAACCCTAAAATGGCTCCATATATATTCACAGAAAGAAACGGAATATATATAATAGATCTTCAAAAAACAGTTAAGAAGGTAGAAGAAGCTTATGACTTCATCAAAGAAGTAGCAACAGAAGGAAAAGATATACTTTTCGTTGGTACTAAGAAACAAGCTCAAGAAGCTATTCAAGAAGAAGCTATAAGATCAAACATGCATTTCGTTAACAATAGATGGTTAGGTGGAATGTTAACTAACTTCAATACTATAAGAACAAGAATCAGAAGATTAGCTGAATTAGAACAAATGGAACAAGATGGAACTTTCGAAGTTCTTCCTAAGAAAGAAGTAACAAATCTTAAAAATGAAAAAGAAAAGTTAATCAAAAACTTAGGTGGAATGAAAGAAGTTAACGTTTCTAACATAGGAGCAATGTTCGTTGTTGACCCTAGAAAAGAAAAGAATGCTATTTCTGAAGCTAAAATTCTTGGAATTCCTGTTGTAGCTATAGTTGATACAAACTGTGATCCAGATGAAGTTGATTATGTAATACCTGGAAACGATGATGCTATAAGAGCAGTAAAATTAATAACTGCTAAATTAGCTGATGCTATAATAGAAGGAAGACAAGGCGAACAATTAGCTGAATAA
- the topA gene encoding type I DNA topoisomerase, which produces MGQNLVIVESPAKAKTIGKYLGKNYVVEASMGHVRDLPKSQLGVSIEENFSPKYITIRGKGDLLDKLKKLAKKSDKIFLATDPDREGEAISWHLANILKISSEESCRIEFNEVTKEAVKASIKKPRPINQNLVDAQQARRVLDRLVGYQISPILWKNVKWGLSAGRVQSAALKLVCDRENEIKAFEPKEFWTVDCFLKKNNKKFQVKLSQYKNKKIEISTEEEALKIIEDLNKGNYLVKEVKKGSKLKNPLPPFTTSTLQQDANKKLNFMTKKTMSVAQKLYEGVEIKGRGTIGLITYMRTDSVRISSEAQEKALEFIKETYGESYSPKTPRVFKSKKNIQDAHEAIRPTYVEITPEIAKDNLTPEGYKLYSLIWKRFVASQMSSCELNTISVLIENGDYKLRASGSNIKFDGFMKIYEYTTDEENEDVTIPEIEAGEELKEDSIAPKQHFTQPPSRYTEASFVKLLEEKGIGRPSTYVPTISTLIDRKYVLREKKNLIPTDLGFIVNTIMSDYFNEIVDTDFTAEMESKLDNIEEGKDNWKKIVEEFFTPLKVSIEKAETEVSKIVIEDKVSDVPCDKCGRMMVIKHGRFGDFLACPGYPECQNTKPIVHEIDAPCPKCGGKVLLKRSKKGNKFYGCSNYPNCDFVSWHEPAKEKCDKCNSPMVYKYSKSKGKYLECTNSECGNKVPVTTENEEQ; this is translated from the coding sequence ATGGGACAAAATTTAGTTATTGTTGAGTCACCAGCTAAAGCAAAAACCATTGGCAAATATTTAGGTAAAAACTACGTAGTTGAAGCATCAATGGGACATGTACGCGATCTTCCTAAAAGCCAATTAGGCGTAAGTATAGAAGAAAATTTTTCCCCTAAGTATATTACTATTAGAGGAAAAGGGGATTTACTAGATAAATTGAAAAAACTTGCTAAGAAGAGTGACAAGATATTTCTTGCAACTGACCCTGATAGAGAAGGGGAAGCTATTTCATGGCATTTAGCAAATATTTTGAAGATATCCAGTGAAGAGTCTTGTAGAATAGAATTTAATGAAGTAACAAAAGAAGCTGTTAAAGCTTCTATAAAAAAGCCAAGACCAATAAATCAAAATTTAGTAGATGCACAACAGGCAAGAAGAGTATTGGATAGACTTGTGGGATATCAAATAAGTCCAATATTATGGAAAAACGTAAAATGGGGATTAAGTGCAGGAAGAGTTCAATCAGCTGCCCTTAAACTTGTTTGTGACAGAGAAAATGAAATTAAAGCATTTGAACCAAAGGAATTTTGGACTGTTGATTGTTTTTTGAAAAAGAACAATAAAAAATTTCAAGTAAAGCTATCACAATACAAAAATAAAAAAATAGAAATAAGTACTGAAGAAGAAGCATTAAAAATAATTGAGGATTTAAATAAAGGAAATTATTTAGTAAAAGAAGTTAAAAAGGGCAGTAAGCTAAAAAATCCATTGCCACCTTTCACAACTTCAACTTTACAACAAGATGCCAATAAAAAACTTAATTTTATGACTAAGAAAACAATGTCTGTAGCTCAAAAGCTTTATGAAGGTGTTGAAATAAAAGGAAGAGGTACAATAGGTCTAATTACCTATATGAGAACTGACTCAGTAAGAATTTCTTCTGAAGCTCAAGAAAAAGCTCTTGAATTTATTAAAGAGACATATGGAGAATCATATTCTCCAAAAACACCAAGAGTTTTCAAAAGCAAAAAAAATATTCAAGATGCTCATGAAGCTATTAGACCAACTTATGTTGAAATAACTCCAGAGATAGCAAAGGATAATCTTACACCTGAAGGTTATAAACTATACTCACTTATATGGAAAAGATTTGTTGCAAGCCAAATGTCTTCATGTGAATTAAACACTATTTCAGTTTTGATTGAAAATGGAGATTATAAATTAAGAGCATCAGGTTCTAATATAAAATTTGATGGATTTATGAAAATATATGAATATACTACAGACGAGGAAAATGAAGATGTTACTATTCCAGAAATAGAAGCAGGGGAAGAACTAAAAGAAGACTCAATCGCGCCTAAACAACATTTTACACAACCTCCTAGTAGATATACTGAAGCATCTTTTGTTAAATTATTAGAGGAAAAGGGCATTGGAAGACCAAGTACCTATGTTCCAACTATATCAACCTTAATAGATAGAAAATATGTATTAAGAGAGAAGAAAAACTTAATTCCCACTGATTTAGGATTTATAGTAAATACTATTATGTCAGATTATTTTAACGAAATTGTGGATACTGATTTTACAGCAGAAATGGAATCGAAATTAGATAATATAGAAGAAGGTAAAGACAACTGGAAAAAAATTGTTGAGGAATTCTTTACTCCATTGAAAGTTTCAATAGAAAAAGCTGAAACTGAAGTATCTAAGATTGTAATTGAAGACAAAGTTTCTGATGTTCCGTGTGATAAGTGTGGAAGAATGATGGTGATTAAACATGGACGTTTTGGAGATTTCCTTGCATGTCCTGGTTATCCTGAATGTCAAAATACAAAACCTATTGTTCATGAAATAGATGCACCATGTCCAAAATGCGGTGGAAAAGTATTGCTTAAGAGAAGTAAGAAGGGCAACAAGTTCTATGGTTGTTCAAATTACCCAAATTGTGACTTTGTAAGTTGGCATGAACCTGCAAAGGAAAAATGTGACAAATGTAATTCACCAATGGTTTACAAATATTCTAAATCAAAAGGTAAATATTTAGAATGTACTAACTCAGAATGTGGAAATAAGGTACCTGTAACTACAGAAAATGAAGAACAATAA
- a CDS encoding phosphatidate cytidylyltransferase, which produces MKSNNRYLGAVIIAPFIIFIYLGGDYLKYFTIALSAVGLYEFYKTLKVKEFNPIIPAGYVLLILFYLFNNNFEILMYIIIISSFILLCIPIIDLKVTFIDVALTLLGFIYVGVFFSFIYLVNKKPGGEFLVWLIFIGSWLCDTSAYYAGRLFGKHKLIPKVSPKKTIEGSIGGLIGASIFCGLFGIFVQGYFTEVQLYHYFIIGALCGIFSQFGDLVASSIKRYAGIKDYSNLIPGHGGILDRFDSILFSGIIVFYYLTFIVKL; this is translated from the coding sequence ATGAAATCCAATAATAGGTATTTGGGAGCAGTAATAATTGCACCTTTTATAATATTTATTTACTTAGGGGGAGATTATTTAAAGTATTTCACAATAGCCTTATCGGCAGTTGGGTTATACGAATTTTATAAGACATTGAAGGTAAAGGAGTTTAATCCAATAATCCCAGCCGGATATGTACTTTTAATTCTATTCTATTTATTTAACAACAATTTTGAAATATTAATGTACATAATAATAATTAGTTCCTTCATATTATTATGTATCCCTATAATTGATTTAAAAGTAACTTTTATAGACGTTGCATTAACTTTATTAGGATTTATCTATGTAGGAGTGTTTTTCTCATTTATTTATCTAGTAAATAAAAAACCAGGCGGAGAATTTTTAGTATGGTTAATATTTATAGGATCTTGGTTATGTGACACTAGTGCATATTATGCTGGAAGACTTTTTGGAAAGCATAAATTAATACCTAAAGTAAGTCCTAAAAAAACTATTGAAGGATCCATCGGTGGACTTATAGGTGCATCTATCTTTTGTGGTTTATTTGGAATTTTTGTACAAGGATATTTTACAGAAGTTCAATTATATCATTATTTTATAATAGGTGCTTTATGTGGAATATTCTCTCAATTTGGTGATTTAGTTGCATCATCAATAAAAAGATATGCAGGAATTAAAGATTACTCAAATCTAATTCCTGGTCATGGCGGAATATTAGATAGATTTGACTCAATTTTATTTTCAGGAATAATTGTATTTTATTATTTAACTTTTATTGTAAAATTATAA
- the pyrH gene encoding UMP kinase → MSECKYKRVMLKLSGEALAGANGFGIDFNVALRIASEIKELVDMGVEVGAVVGAGNIWRGRQGEDMDRTTADYMGMLGTCINALALQDSLESLGVMTRVQSAIEMKEVAEPFIRRRAMRHLEKGRVVIFAAGTGNPYFSTDTAAALRAAEIEADVILLAKKVDGVYDKDPHKHDDAVKFDALSHLEVLEKGLQVMDSTASSLCKDNNIPIIVFALDEPGNIKKAITGEKIGTIVS, encoded by the coding sequence ATGTCAGAGTGTAAATATAAAAGAGTAATGCTAAAGTTATCTGGAGAAGCATTAGCTGGAGCTAACGGATTCGGAATAGACTTTAACGTAGCACTAAGAATTGCCAGTGAAATTAAGGAATTAGTTGATATGGGAGTAGAAGTTGGTGCTGTAGTTGGTGCTGGAAACATATGGAGAGGCAGACAAGGTGAAGATATGGACAGAACTACTGCTGATTATATGGGAATGCTTGGAACATGTATAAACGCATTAGCATTGCAAGATTCTTTAGAAAGTTTAGGTGTAATGACAAGAGTTCAATCTGCCATTGAAATGAAAGAAGTTGCTGAACCTTTTATAAGAAGAAGAGCAATGCGTCATCTTGAAAAGGGAAGAGTTGTAATATTTGCTGCTGGTACTGGAAATCCATATTTCTCAACTGATACTGCTGCTGCTTTAAGAGCTGCAGAAATTGAAGCAGATGTTATTTTGTTAGCTAAAAAAGTTGATGGAGTTTATGATAAAGATCCTCATAAGCATGACGATGCAGTTAAATTCGATGCTTTAAGTCATTTAGAAGTACTAGAAAAAGGACTTCAAGTTATGGATTCTACAGCATCATCACTTTGTAAGGATAACAATATTCCAATAATAGTATTCGCTTTAGATGAACCAGGAAATATTAAAAAGGCCATAACTGGTGAAAAAATAGGAACTATAGTTTCTTAA
- the tsf gene encoding translation elongation factor Ts codes for MITAQSVKELRERTGAGMMDCKKALTECNGDMDKAVEILREKGLAAAAKKAGRVAAEGIVKTYISADKKKGAIVELNCETDFVAANDEFISFADRLAEMASTTTAADVEAFVNEKFNDEQTIQEALTALIAKLGENMTVRRFKNLSVENGVVASYIHGGGRIGVLVEVGSEVQGNVVEEVAKDVCMQVAAANPAFLNKDQVDNESLEKEKEIYRVQALNEGKPENIVEKMVMGRIQKYYKEVCLLEQAWVKDGDKTITKYLQEKSKEVGSPITVNSFVRFERGEGIEKKEENFAEEVAKQIGAK; via the coding sequence ATGATAACTGCACAATCAGTTAAGGAATTAAGAGAAAGAACTGGCGCAGGTATGATGGACTGCAAAAAAGCCTTAACAGAATGTAATGGAGATATGGATAAGGCTGTTGAAATATTAAGAGAAAAAGGTCTTGCAGCTGCTGCTAAAAAAGCTGGAAGAGTTGCTGCAGAAGGTATTGTTAAAACTTACATTTCTGCTGATAAGAAAAAAGGAGCTATAGTTGAATTAAACTGTGAAACAGATTTCGTTGCTGCAAACGATGAATTCATATCTTTCGCTGATAGATTAGCTGAAATGGCTTCAACTACAACTGCTGCTGATGTAGAAGCTTTTGTAAACGAAAAATTCAATGATGAACAAACAATCCAAGAAGCTTTAACAGCTTTAATCGCTAAGCTTGGAGAAAACATGACTGTAAGAAGATTCAAGAACTTATCAGTTGAAAACGGTGTTGTAGCTAGTTACATACACGGTGGCGGAAGAATCGGTGTTTTAGTTGAAGTTGGTTCAGAAGTTCAAGGAAATGTTGTTGAAGAAGTAGCTAAAGATGTTTGTATGCAAGTTGCTGCTGCAAACCCAGCATTCTTAAATAAAGATCAAGTTGATAACGAATCACTTGAAAAAGAAAAAGAAATCTACAGAGTTCAAGCTTTAAATGAAGGAAAGCCTGAAAACATAGTAGAAAAAATGGTTATGGGAAGAATCCAAAAATACTACAAAGAAGTATGTCTTTTAGAGCAAGCTTGGGTAAAAGATGGAGACAAAACTATAACTAAATATCTTCAAGAGAAATCTAAAGAAGTTGGTTCTCCAATTACTGTAAACTCTTTCGTAAGATTCGAAAGAGGAGAAGGTATCGAGAAGAAAGAAGAAAACTTTGCTGAAGAAGTTGCAAAACAAATTGGCGCAAAATAA
- the frr gene encoding ribosome recycling factor, whose translation MIKDVIKTSEEKMNKTISVLRSDLATLKAGRANPTMLDRIEVDYYGSMCPISQVANISAPEPRVLMITPWEKSMLKEIDKAILKSDLGINPSNDGQVIRLVVPELTEETRKNLVKTVKKYGEEAKVAIRSIRRDANEKIKALKKDGEVSEDQIKKGEDDVQKITDNFVKEVDSIVAHKEKEIMSI comes from the coding sequence ATGATTAAAGACGTTATTAAAACATCCGAAGAAAAAATGAATAAGACAATAAGTGTTTTAAGATCAGATTTAGCTACTTTAAAAGCAGGAAGAGCTAACCCTACTATGCTTGACAGAATAGAAGTTGACTATTATGGTAGCATGTGCCCAATAAGCCAAGTAGCAAACATATCTGCACCAGAACCAAGAGTGCTTATGATTACGCCTTGGGAAAAGTCTATGTTAAAAGAAATAGACAAAGCTATATTAAAGTCGGATTTAGGAATTAATCCTTCTAATGATGGTCAAGTAATAAGATTAGTTGTTCCAGAATTAACTGAAGAAACAAGAAAGAACTTAGTTAAAACAGTTAAAAAATACGGGGAAGAAGCTAAAGTTGCAATAAGATCTATTAGAAGAGATGCTAACGAAAAAATTAAAGCCTTAAAGAAGGACGGAGAAGTATCTGAGGATCAAATAAAAAAAGGCGAAGATGATGTACAAAAAATAACTGATAACTTTGTAAAAGAAGTGGATAGTATAGTTGCACATAAAGAAAAAGAGATTATGTCTATATAA